A DNA window from Acomys russatus chromosome 7, mAcoRus1.1, whole genome shotgun sequence contains the following coding sequences:
- the Odad1 gene encoding outer dynein arm-docking complex subunit 1: MRLGLSTRSARSEEGSDVFLEGPGDWELHRLQRQCKVMEGERRAYSKEVHQRIKKQLEEIRQLEEFRDKLQMQIGVAQSQVKRLGDAKRLEDMDRLLKCRAQVQGEVEALQEQTRALDKQIQEWENHMLTRGKECSAPGVILDQKVKIQRRIKILEDQLDRVTCHFDIQLVRNAALREELDVLRIERSRYLNMDHKLKKEIHLLRETVGALSTSSTFAYTAREEAKTKMGLLRERAEKELAQNETEAQILLRQISHLEQLHRFLKLKNHDRQPDPDMVQKQEQRALEVAEGLRKTSQEKLVLRYEDALNKLAQLTGESDPDLLVEKYLELEERNFAEFNFINEQNSELHHLQEEMKEMQEALVSEKASQGNRNLQQEQQCRALQQNVEKMSSESKQLELRFQALRAQLEKLKIDIQILFDNAQCDSSAIKDLLGVKTYMRDRDLSLFLSTIEKRLVELLIVQAFLEHQNHTPLAEVALLALGQSQEDPPKKTTPLQPPDTMEDSSGIVVRDDYPMSKEELLSQVMKSVALQDLEETSKKVDSSPSLAFSSTQISLSTPTLGIPRKTSTVPESILSHKSRGRGTGSISHVTFGDSASVAGPVTLASASASGALASSRSSFGVRGSFKPTSSSSYLGSTGYLETSRGRDSIGGGMQTQSMGSELSRGLTSSSIPASSPPPVSRPSSSTSKESRGYN, from the exons ATGCGTTTGGGTCTGTCGACCAGGAGCGCCCGCTCCGAAGAAGGAAGCGATGTCTTCCTGGAGGGACCGG GGGATTGGGAGCTCCACCGTCTGCAACGACAATGCAAGGTGATGGAGGGGGAACGGCGGGCGTACAGCAAGGAGGTTCATCAGCGCATCAAAAAGCAACT CGAGGAGATTCGGCAGCTGGAGGAGTTTCGAGACAAGCTCCAGATGCAGATCGGCGTGGCGCAGAGCCAGGTCAAGCGACTAGGAGACGCCAAGCGTTTGGAGGACATGGATCGGCTACTCAAGTGCAGAGCCCAGGTGCAGGGCGAGGTGGAGGCGCTGCAAGAGCAGACGCGGGCCCTGGACAAGCAG ATCCAGGAGTGGGAGAACCATATGCTCACCCGGGGTAAGGAATGCTCGGCTCCCGGTGTCATCCTGGACCAGAAGGTGAAGATCCAGAGACGGATCAAGATCCTCGAAGACCAGCTGGACAGG gtcacCTGTCACTTCGACATCCAGCTGGTGAGGAACGCAGCCCTGCGGGAGGAGCTAGACGTGCTGCGCATCGAGAGGAGCCGCTACCTGAACATGGACCACAAGCTGAAGAag gagatccacctgctccgGGAGACGGTTGGAGCGCTCAGCACGTCCTCTACTTTTGCTTACACAGCCAG ggAAGAGGCCAAGACCAAGATGGGCTTGCTGCGGGAGCGCGCAGAGAAGGAGCTGGCTCAGAATGAGACGGAGGCGCAGATCTTGCTGAGACAGATATCGCATCTGGAGCAGCTGCACCGATTCCTCAAGCTCAAGAACCACGACCGGCAGCCGGATCCTGACATGGTGCAGAAGCAGGAGCAGCGAG CGCTGGAGGTGGCAGAAGGCCTCCGAAAGACCTCCCAAGAGAAGCTAGTACTGCGTTATGAGGACGCTCTGAACAAATTGGCCCAACTGACCGGCGAGAGCGACCCTGACCTGTTGGTGGAGAAATACCTGGAGT tGGAGGAACGCAACTTTGCTGAGTTTAACTTCATCAATGAACAGAACTCTGAGCTGCATCACCTTCAGGAAGAGATGAAAGAG ATGCAGGAAGCCCTAGTCAGCGAGAAGGCCAGTCAGGGTAACCGGAACCTGCAGCAAGAGCAGCAGTGCAGAGCCTTGCAGCAGAATGTGGAGAAGATGTCCTCTGAGTCCAAGCAGCTGGAGCTGCGCTTCCAGGCTCTCCGAGCTCAGCTGGAAAAGCTCAAGATTG ACATCCAGATTCTCTTCGACAATGCGCAGTGTGACAGCAGTGCCATCAAGGATCTCCTCGGGGTCAAGACCTACATGCGGGACAGGGACTTGAGCCTCTTCCTGAGCACCATCGAGAAGCGGCTGGTGGAGCTCCTCATAGTGCAGGCCTTCCTCGAGCACCAG AACCATACCCCTTTGGCTGAAGTTGCACTTCTGGCATTGGGCCAGAGCCAAGAGGACCCCCCAAAGAAGACTACCCCGCTCCAGCCACCTGACACCAT GGAGGACTCCTCAGGTATTGTAGTCAGAGACGATTACCCTATGAGCAAAGAGGAACTGCTGAGCCAAGTCATGAAGTCG GTGGCACtccaggacctggaggagacCTCAAAGAAGGTGGACAGCAGCCCGAGCTTGGCTTTCTCCAGCACTCAGATCTCCCTGTCAACCCCTACCCTGGGGATCCCTAGGAAGACCAGCACTGTCCCTGAATCCATCCTGAGCCACAAGAGCCGAGGCCGTGGCACTGGCTCCATAAGCCATGTCACTTTTGGTGACTCTGCCTCCGTTGCAGGCCCCGTGACCTTGGCTTCTGCCAGTGCCAGTGGAGCACTGGCGTCCAGCCGGAGCTCTTTTGGGGTCCGTGGGAGCTTCAAACCCACCAGCTCCAGCAGCTACCTGGGGTCCACTGGCTACCTAGAGACCAGCCGAGGCCGCGATAGCATAGGAGGTGGCATGCAGACTCAGAGCATGGGCTCAGAGTTGAGTAGAGGCCTTACTTCCAGCAGCATCCCGGCATCCAGTCCTCCCCCTGTCTCCAGGCCCAGTTCTTCTACCAGCAAGGAATCGAGGGGCTACAATTAG
- the Emp3 gene encoding epithelial membrane protein 3, translated as MSVLLLAVSALHILILVLLFVATLDKSWWTLPEKESLNLWYDCTWNTTTQTWACRNVSENGWLKAVQVLMVLSLILCCLSFILFMFQLYTMRRGGLFYATGLCQLCTSAAVFSGALIYAIHAEEILAKHPRGGSFGYCFALAWVAFPLALVSGIVYIHLRKRE; from the exons ATGTCAGTCCTCCTGCTGGCGGTCTCTGCCCTTCACATCCTCATTCTCGTCTTGCTTTTTGTGGCCACTTTGGACAAG tccTGGTGGACCCTCCCAGAGAAGGAGTCCCTGAACCTGTGGTATGACTGCACGTGGAACACCACCACCCAAACATGGGCCTGCAGGAACGTCAGTGAGAATG GCTGGTTGAAGGCAGTGCAGGTGCTTATGGTGCTGTCCCTCATCCTCTGCTGCCTGTCCTTCATCCTCTTCATGTTCCAACTCTACACCATGAGAAGAGGCGGCCTCTTCTACGCCACCGGCCTCTGTCAGCTTTGCACCA GTGCAGCCGTGTTCTCTGGGGCACTGATCTATGCCATCCACGCTGAGGAGATCCTGGCGAAGCACCCACGCGGGGGCAGCTTTGGTTACTGCTTCGCCCTGGCCTGGGTGGCTTTCCCACTAGCCCTGGTCAGCGGCATTGTCTACATCCACCTGCGGAAGCGGGAATGA